One stretch of Glycine soja cultivar W05 chromosome 7, ASM419377v2, whole genome shotgun sequence DNA includes these proteins:
- the LOC114419553 gene encoding protein MOS2-like translates to MFLFLFLIRERRTESMKLSFSVPSSKPHSKPKAVSNTFDDNSTSQNDTGGTKYLITEFDPSKPAPTSVPKTLIPPIQNQWQPFKKMKNLHLPTAADVESLAFELHTDGDQPESDISYGLNVRADNNPEGNNKDDSDAAAPRRRVPLEATALQKLKSDLERLPEDQGMEEFKDVAVEGYGAALLAGYGWKEGMGIGRNAKEDVKVVEIKRRTAKEGLGFVGDAPAALVLSNNEKDNKKKEKKEKVVRIVGGRDSGLKGSVVSRIGDDYLVLELSRSGEKVKVKVKVGDVAELGSKEEERCLRKLKELKTQSEEDKVSKSKRGRDEVEEKRGDLNRRKEKRVDVGRKEERRVVDHRKVSWLTSHIRVRVISRDLKGGRLYLKKGEVLDVVGPTTCDISMDENREIVQGVSQDVLETVIPKRGGPVLVLAGKYKGVYGSLAERDFDRETAIVRDADTHELLNVKLEQIAEYIGDPSLLGH, encoded by the coding sequence atgttcttgttcttgttcttgattcgTGAAAGAAGAACTGAAAGCATGAAGCTCTCCTTCTCCGTCCCATCATCCAAACCCCACTCGAAGCCCAAAGCCGTCTCCAACACCTTCGACGACAATTCCACCTCCCAAAACGACACCGGCGGAACCAAATACCTCATCACCGAATTCGACCCTTCCAAACCCGCTCCCACCTCCGTCCCCAAAACCCTAATTCCCCCAATCCAAAACCAATGGCAACCCTTCAAGAAGATGAAGAATCTCCACCTCCCCACCGCCGCCGACGTCGAATCCCTCGCCTTCGAACTCCACACCGACGGGGACCAACCCGAATCCGACATCTCCTACGGCCTCAACGTCCGTGCCGACAATAATCCAGAAGGAAACAACAAAGACGACAGTGATGCTGCCGCGCCACGGCGTCGAGTTCCGCTGGAGGCCACGGCGCTGCAGAAGCTGAAAAGCGATCTGGAGAGGCTGCCGGAGGACCAGGGGATGGAGGAGTTCAAGGATGTCGCCGTCGAGGGTTACGGCGCGGCACTGCTCGCCGGCTACGGCTGGAAGGAAGGAATGGGGATTGGGAGGAACGCCAAGGAGGACGTGAAGGTGGTGGAGATCAAACGGAGAACTGCCAAGGAAGGATTAGGGTTTGTCGGTGATGCTCCTGCCGCGCTCGTTCTGAGCAACAATGAGAAGGACaacaagaagaaggagaagaaggagaaggttGTTAGGATTGTTGGGGGAAGAGATTCTGGGTTGAAGGGTAGTGTTGTGTCTAGGATTGGGGATGATTATCTTGTTTTGGAGCTTTCAAGGAGTGGAGAGAAGGTGAAGGTGAAGGTGAAGGTTGGTGATGTTGCTGAATTGGGTTCTAAGGAGGAAGAGAGGTGTTTGAGGAAATTGAAGGAGTTGAAGACTCAGAGCGAGGAGGATAAAGTGTCAAAGAGTAAGCGCGGTAGGGATGAGGTGGAGGAGAAGAGAGGGGATCTTAATAGGAGAAAGGAGAAGAGAGTTGATGTTGGTAGGAAAGAGGAGAGGAGAGTGGTGGATCATAGGAAGGTTTCCTGGCTTACAAGTCACATTCGTGTTAGGGTGATTAGCCGGGATTTGAAAGGGGGGCGGTTGTATTTGAAGAAGGGGGAGGTTCTGGATGTTGTTGGGCCTACTACTTGTGATATATCTATGGATGAGAACCGGGAGATTGTTCAAGGAGTGTCACAAGATGTTCTCGAGACAGTGATACCGAAACGTGGGGGACCGGTGCTTGTGTTGGCTGGTAAATACAAGGGTGTCTACGGGAGTCTGGCAGAGAGGGATTTTGACCGGGAAACTGCCATTGTTAGGGATGCTGATACCCATGAGCTGCTCAATGTGAAACTTGAACAGATTGCAGAGTATATAGGGGACCCAAGCTTATTGGGACATTGA